Part of the Natrialbaceae archaeon AArc-T1-2 genome, TCCTCTTCGTCTAAGCGATTTCGCTGGGTCGGAGTTTCCATGCCGGACGTACGGACGACGGCGGGAAAAACACAACGGGAACCGCCGAATTGCGGATCGAGCCGTTTTTGATCGGTCATGGCGTCGATACGACTGTGCTGTCGGTCGAACTCCACGTGCACTCGTCGCTGTCCTACGACGGCAGAGACTCGGTCGATCTCATTCTCCAGCAGGCCCGGGCCGTCGGGCTCGACGCCGTCGCGATCACCGACCACGACGAGATCGACGCCAGTCTCGCAGCGGTCGAACACGCCCCGGCGTACGGGCTGGTTGGGATCCCGGGAATGGAGATCTCGAGCAAGGCGGGTCACGTCCTCGGACTCGGGATCGAAGAGACCGTCCCCGCGGGCCTGCCCTTCGGCGAGACGATCGCGCGGGTCCGAGAACAGGGCGGTATCGCCATCGTCCCGCACCCGTTTCAGGAGTCACGCCACGGCGTGTTGGCGAAGATCTCCCGCGAAGAACTCGCGCGGGCCGACGCAATCGAGGTCTACAACTCGCGGCTGCTCACCGGCCGCTCGAACCGCCAGGCAGAACGGTACGCTCGCTCGCGAAACCTCCCGATGACCGCAGGCAGTGACGCACACGTCAGCGAGATGGTCGGCCAGGCGGTGACCCGGGTCGGCGCCGACGAGCGAGACGCCGACGCGATCCTCGAGGCGATCGCCGACGGTCGGACCGCCGTCGAGGGCAAACGCACCCCCTGGCACATCAGCTTCCGACAGGCCGCCGGCGGGGCGAAACGACGGGTGAAAAGCCGCGTGACGGAGCTGTTCGAATGATTCGTGGTACCGGCCCCGAAACCGTCCGGAGCGCTCTCGAGTCCGGCGACCCCCTGCCGGGTACGACGGGGTTCGCCGGCGAACTCGATGGCCGGCTGGTGCGGGACGTTCTCGGGCGCGTGCCGCTGTACCTCGAGGACGAGGCCAGCCTCGCCCACGCCGACGACGGGCGCGTCTGGGCGTTTTCCCCCGCCGAACTCGCCGATCCCGTTCCGGTCCCCGCAGGTACCGTCCTCGAGGACGACGGCCGAACCCGCGTCTGGGAGCTTCCGGCCCCCGAGCCCGAAGCCGACCACGAGCGCGCCCTCGAGGCCGTCGATCAGGCGATTCGGAGCGCGGCGGCTGTGACCCCGGACGACGTCGCGGTCGCGTTCTCCGGCGGGATCGACTCGGCACTCCTCGCGTCCCTGCTCGACGCCCCGCTTTACGTCGTCGGCTTCCCCGACAGCCACGACGTCGAAGCGGCCCGGACCGCCGCCGAGGCGATGGGACGTGACCTTACGGTCGTCGACCTCGAGCCCGCCGATCTCGAGCGTGCGGTACCCCACGTGGCGCGGGCGACCGGACGCACGAACGCGATGGACGTCCAGATCGCACTGGGGCTGTATCTCGTCGCCGAACGCGTCGCCGACGACGGCTTCGATCGGCTCGCAGTCGGCCAGGGAGCGGACGAATTGTTCGGCGGCTACGAGAAGGTCGCCCGACTCGATCACCGCGTCGAGGCCGACACCGTCCGGGGGGCGGTCCGCGAGCAGATCCGGACGCTTCCCGAGCAGTTGCCACGAGACGTCTTAGCGATCGAGGCGGCCGGGATCGAGCCCGTCGCGCCCTTTCTCCACGACGTGGTCGTCGAGGCTGCACTCGCGTT contains:
- a CDS encoding PHP domain-containing protein, with product MLSVELHVHSSLSYDGRDSVDLILQQARAVGLDAVAITDHDEIDASLAAVEHAPAYGLVGIPGMEISSKAGHVLGLGIEETVPAGLPFGETIARVREQGGIAIVPHPFQESRHGVLAKISREELARADAIEVYNSRLLTGRSNRQAERYARSRNLPMTAGSDAHVSEMVGQAVTRVGADERDADAILEAIADGRTAVEGKRTPWHISFRQAAGGAKRRVKSRVTELFE
- a CDS encoding asparagine synthase C-terminal domain-containing protein, which translates into the protein MIRGTGPETVRSALESGDPLPGTTGFAGELDGRLVRDVLGRVPLYLEDEASLAHADDGRVWAFSPAELADPVPVPAGTVLEDDGRTRVWELPAPEPEADHERALEAVDQAIRSAAAVTPDDVAVAFSGGIDSALLASLLDAPLYVVGFPDSHDVEAARTAAEAMGRDLTVVDLEPADLERAVPHVARATGRTNAMDVQIALGLYLVAERVADDGFDRLAVGQGADELFGGYEKVARLDHRVEADTVRGAVREQIRTLPEQLPRDVLAIEAAGIEPVAPFLHDVVVEAALALPTELLIDDETRKRGLRLVAREYLPASVADRDKKAVQYGSLIARELDRLARQAGYKRRMDDHVTKYVRSLLEKSY